The following coding sequences are from one Rhineura floridana isolate rRhiFlo1 chromosome 2, rRhiFlo1.hap2, whole genome shotgun sequence window:
- the CDKN1C gene encoding cyclin-dependent kinase inhibitor 1C, whose product MSNVHLSTASALERLAARRTFPLHARTGVCRNLFGPVDHDELNRELKSKLREICEDGQKRWDYNFQTETPLAGPGRLQWEEMEGDSVPAFYRETLQVGRCRFPVLVIRSKPPPGSAEVPPETDPQETGVSSTPSSLSPQGKTAALENTMSTGEARLNQENRADQLNNYSGIIIKPVPCAAAALKRVSSASVGHITDFFAKRKRVVDSKVAGDHPSALPASVSAVPTVQTPRKRLR is encoded by the exons ATGTCCAATGTGCACCTCTCGACCGCCTCGGCTCTAGAGCGACTGGCGGCTCGCCGGACTTTCCCCTTGCATGCTCGCACCGGAGTATGTAGGAACCTCTTTGGTCCCGTTGATCACGACGAGCTCAACCGAGAGCTGAAGAGCAAGCTGCGGGAGATCTGCGAGGACGGCCAGAAGCGCTGGGACTATAATTTCCAGACCGAGACACCGCTGGCCGGCCCGGGCAGGCTACAGTGGGAAGAGATGGAGGGCGATTCCGTGCCTGCCTTCTATCGGGAGACTCTACAGGTTGGGAGGTGCCGCTTCCCAGTGCTGGTGATCCGGTCTAAGCCTCCGCCTGGAAGTGCGGAGGTGCCTCCTGAAACAGACCCACAGGAGACGGGGGTTTCTTCGACCCCCTCCTCCCTTAGCCCTCAGGGCAAGACGGCCGCCTTGGAAAACACTATGTCGACGGGCGAGGCACGCCTCAACCAGGAGAACAGGGCCGATCAACTCAACAACTACTCAGGGATTATAATCAAGCCTGTCCCGTGTGCCGCCGCGGCACTGAAAAGGGTCTCATCAGCCAGCGTAGGTCACATCACAG ATTTCTTCGCAAAGCGGAAAAGAGTCGTAGACTCGAAAGTGGCCGGGGATCATCCCAGTGCCTTGCCAGCTTCTGTCTCTGCTGTCCCCACTGTGCAGACCCCCCGGAAAAGGCTCCGATGA